One genomic segment of Coffea arabica cultivar ET-39 chromosome 6e, Coffea Arabica ET-39 HiFi, whole genome shotgun sequence includes these proteins:
- the LOC113697158 gene encoding uncharacterized protein has product MGFPGKAKTTSSTGTGSDHRNWGMGFLFILFPEDEDSNNNDSTSAASSIISKKRHQNVFNPFSSSSNSSSSSSLPLPIFRRSNSSHLLSRAQSTISICALLFFITFLLFTLSTFEPSSHFTPRRQLSQFSSSTVSRKYNNDYNKKFKNSSASDPSLPHALQGMGTLYRRGTKAMNDLVVAHVSESLSLHELKLFLRLLYKSSLTSRADLLFIFPSKSASFDSAILEENDSFSQLVDHYKKLNSTQNLSLTQFVKSSKKDKQSGEPIWGRRIRSNFSGGNETESTRLSYGSVVSFDVDELDPENSLAGFLDHVPMSLRRWACYPMLLGRVRRNFKHIVLVDAKELLLTGDPLSRVRSASPESVYLSMVTQTVSTRHGKKNSEKTQVSVNPAIIRGGARGVRRLSNSMLTEIARATMQRKKKNPVTEWGLFNQLVGNEFLLKNVNLIKSTE; this is encoded by the coding sequence ATGGGATTCCCAGGAAAAGCCAAAACCACCTCCTCCACCGGCACCGGCAGTGACCATCGAAATTGGGGGATGGGCTTCCTCTTCATTCTTTTCCCTGAAGACGAAGACAGTAATAATAATGATTCTACTTCTGCTGCCTCCTCCATTATTAGCAAGAAAAGGCATCAAAATGTTTTCAATCCTTTTTcgtcttcttcaaattcttcttcttcttcttctttacctttaccaatATTCAGACGCTCAAACTCAAGTCATCTTCTCTCCAGAGCTCAATCCACAATTTCCATCTGTGCACTTCTATTCTTCATCACTTTTCTCCTCTTCACCCTCTCCACTTTTGAACCTTCCTCCCACTTTACCCCCAGAAGACAGCTGTCTCAGTTTTCTTCCTCTACAGTTTCTCGTAAATACAATAATGATTAcaacaagaaattcaagaatagCTCAGCATCTGATCCTTCCCTGCCACATGCATTGCAAGGGATGGGAACGTTGTACAGAAGGGGAACAAAAGCCATGAATGACCTCGTTGTTGCTCATGTTTCAGAGTCCTTGAGTTTGcatgaattgaaattgttctTAAGGCTGTTGTACAAATCTTCTCTTACCTCCCGAGCAGACCTCTTGTTCATATTCCCTTCAAAATCGGCTTCTTTTGACTCGGCCATTCTCGAGGAGAACGACTCGTTCTCGCAGCTCGTTGATCACTATAAAAAGTTGAACTCAACTCAGAATTTGAGCTTGACCCAGTTCGTGAAATCGAGTAAAAAGGATAAGCAAAGCGGGGAGCCAATCTGGGGAAGGAGAATTCGGAGCAATTTTAGTGGAGGAAACGAGACTGAGTCGACTCGGCTGAGTTATGGCTCGGTGGTGAGCTTTGATGTTGATGAGCTTGACCCGGAGAACTCGTTAGCCGGATTTCTGGACCATGTTCCAATGAGTTTGAGAAGATGGGCGTGTTATCCGATGCTACTGGGCCGAGTAAGGAGAAATTTTAAGCATATAGTGCTCGTTGACGCGAAGGAATTGTTGTTAACAGGTGACCCGCTGAGCCGAGTTAGGAGCGCAAGTCCCGAGTCAGTCTACTTATCGATGGTGACTCAGACTGTTTCCACTCGACACGGTAAGAAAAACTCGGAGAAAACCCAGGTCAGTGTCAACCCGGCAATAATAAGAGGCGGGGCTCGAGGGGTCAGGCGATTGTCCAATTCAATGCTCACCGAGATTGCTAGAGCAACCATGCAACGAAAGAAGAAGAACCCGGTGACTGAGTGGGGACTCTTCAATCAACTCGTTGGGAATGAGTTCTTACTGAAGAACGTAAATTTGATTAAGTCAACCGAGTAA